The Streptomyces sp. NBC_00286 nucleotide sequence GTGAGGGTGGTTGCCGCGCTGGCGGTGTGTTCGTCGTCGAGGAGTACGTCGCTGTAGTCGGAGATCGCGCCGCCCAGCGGGACCAGGCGCGGCAGGGGGCCGCCGGTGCGCATCAGGGGTGCGGCTGCCCGGAGTTCGCCGTCGTTGTCGCGTACGAGTGTCAGCCGGAGGCGGCCCGGGGTGCCGTACGACATCCACCATGAGTGCAGCCAGGCGTGGCTCTGGAACGGGGTCGCTGTGCTGCACTTGCGGTACAAACGTTCCCAGGCCGGGGCCAGGGCGGTGAACTCGCGCTCATCGGTGCACAGTTCGGCTCGCAGGGTGCCGGCGCCGGACTGTGCCGCTACCGCGCTCACAGCTGTCCGTGGGCGTCGGCGGCCGTGGCCGGGCCGGGTACGACGGCCGGGCTCGTGCCGTCGGGGGTGGTGGGACGCGGGCGTGCCAGTAGGGCGAGGCCTGCTAGTAGGCCGCCGGCGCTTGCGCCTACCAGGGCGGTCAGGGCCGGGGATGCCGAGGACGGTTCTGTGGGCTGGATGGCCCGTGAGAACTGGCGGAGTTCGATGTGCGTGGCGTTCTTGGTGTGGGTGGCGTGGCGGGTCATCGCGCCGGTGACCGCGTTGGCCATGTCGGCGGCCAGGTCAGGGCGGGCGGATGTCGCGGTCACGGCGACCATGGGCGCGTCCGGGGAGGTCGCCGATCGTACGCTCTCGAGGAGCGTCGGGACCGGTACGCCCGCCCACACCTGGGCGTCGCCCAGCACTGCGAGTTGGGTGGCGACGCGGCCGTAGGCCTGGGCGAAGCCGAGTGCGGCCTGGGGGTCGGACTTCGCGGTCGGTACGGCGACTACATAGGCCGAGGCCGAGTAGGCGGGCGGCGTGAGGGCGCCGTATGCGCCTCCTGCCAGGGCGCCGGTGAGGGTGCCCGCTGCGAGCAGGGACCAGGGGGGCAGGGCGCGCAGGCGTCTCAGTGCCGCGCGCAGTCGGCGGGGTGGGGCTGTCGGGGTGGCGAGGGTGGCCGGGGCTTCGGTCTTGGTGGTCATCAGGGGAGTGCTCCGAGGGTTACGGGTCCGAGGGTTACGGGGATGAGACGGCGGCCGCGTATACGTCCATGAGGCGTGCCGCGGTGTGCGTGATGCAGTAGTGGCGGGCGGCTGCGGGGGGCCGGCGCGAACCGCTGTTGCCGGGCTGGGCTCGGGTCTTGGCCAGGGCGTGGGCGAACGCGTCCGCGCCGCCGCTTACCCGGTGCGCGCCGGCGGCGAGGCGTGGCGGGAGGTCCTCCACGGCGGGGCAGCAGGCGTACAGGACCGGGAGGCCCGCGGCCAGGCCTTCCACGACGGCCAGGCCGAAGGATTCCTCCGCGCTCGGGGAGGCGAGTACGTCCATCGCCGAGGTCAGCGAGGGCAGGTCCAGGCGGTCTCGGGTGCCGTCGGGTTCGTACGGCTGCTCGCCCGTGAACAGGACGCGGTCGGTCACCCCGGCCCGTTGGGCGGCGCGTCGTAGCACGCTCTCCTCGGGGCCGCTGCCGACCAGCAACAGCAGGTAATCGCGGGGGAGTTGGGCCAGGGCCTCGATCAGGACGCCGAAGCGTTTGCTCGCGGTGAGGCGGCCGATACCGCCGATGACGTACGTGCCCTGGGGGAGCCCGAGGCGGCGGCGGGTGCGTGCGCGGCGGGACGGGTCGAAGCGGAAGCGGGCCAGGTCGATGCCGTTGGGGACGACCTCGATGCGCGGTTCGGGGATGCCCCAGCCGCGGAGGCGGTCGGCGACCGTGGGGGAGACGGCGACCGTGGCGCGGCCCAGACGTTCGCTGGCCAGGTACAGCGCGCGCAGTCCGGAGGTCAGGGCGCGGCCCTCCAACTGGGTGCCGCCGAGGGAGTGTTCGGTGGCCACGACGGCCCGTACGCCTGCCAGGCGGGCGGCGATCCTGCCGTATACGCAGGCCCGGTAGAGGTGGGTGTGTACGAGGTCGTAGCCGCCGTGGCGGATCAGGCGGGCTAGGCGGGGGAGGGCGGACAGGTCGCGGTTGCCGGACATGCCGAGGTGGACGACGCGTACGCCGTCCGCCGTCAGGCCTTCGGCGACCGGGCCGGGGTTGGTGAGCGTCACTACGTCGCAGTCGACGGGCAAGTGGCGTAGGAGCAGGCGGAGTTGTTGTTCCGCGCCGCCTACGCCGAGGCCGGTGATGATGTGCAGGGCCTTCAAGTCGGGCATGGCGGGGGCTCACACGCCGTCGACGGGGCGGCGGCGCAGGCGGTGCAGGTGGCGCTTGAGGTGCAGTCGCCAGGCCGTGTCGCGCTCGCCGATGTGGACGCGGGGGAGGGCGTAGGGGCCGGTCAGGTCGCCGGGGGTGGTGGCGGTGGCGCAGGCGTAGCTGTAGCCCGCCTCGCGTACGGCTTCGACGGTTCGGTGGTCGGCTAGGCCGTACGGGTAGCAGAAGCCGTGGATGTGAGCACCGGTCACGTCGTAGAGCAGTGCTCTGCTGCCGCTCACCTCGGCGCGGAGCCGTGTGTCGTCGGTGCGGGTCAGGTCCCTGTGGGTGAGGCCGTGCGAGCCGATCTCGATGCCCGCGGCGGCGGCCTGGCGGATGCCGTCCGCCGACAGCAGTGGCTTGCGGGGGCCGAGGGGGTCCCAGGCGTTGTCGCCGCCCAGCCTGCCCGGCAGTACGAACAGGGTGGCGCCGAAGGCGTGGCGGCGCAGGAGCGGAAGGGCGTGCGTGACGAAGTCGGCGTAGCCGTCGTCGAAGGTCAGGCCCACCAGGTTCTGGCCTTCCCCGCGGGCGCGTGCGGCGAGCAGTTCGTGCACGCCGACGCCGCGCAGGCCCCGGCGGCGGAGCCAGGTGAGCTGGCGGTCGAGGCGGTGGGGCGAGACCGTGACGCGGTACGGGTCGTGGGAGCAGTCGTCGACGGAGTGGTACATCGCCACCCAGGGGGGTCGGCCGG carries:
- a CDS encoding glycosyltransferase; translation: MKALHIITGLGVGGAEQQLRLLLRHLPVDCDVVTLTNPGPVAEGLTADGVRVVHLGMSGNRDLSALPRLARLIRHGGYDLVHTHLYRACVYGRIAARLAGVRAVVATEHSLGGTQLEGRALTSGLRALYLASERLGRATVAVSPTVADRLRGWGIPEPRIEVVPNGIDLARFRFDPSRRARTRRRLGLPQGTYVIGGIGRLTASKRFGVLIEALAQLPRDYLLLLVGSGPEESVLRRAAQRAGVTDRVLFTGEQPYEPDGTRDRLDLPSLTSAMDVLASPSAEESFGLAVVEGLAAGLPVLYACCPAVEDLPPRLAAGAHRVSGGADAFAHALAKTRAQPGNSGSRRPPAAARHYCITHTAARLMDVYAAAVSSP
- a CDS encoding lipopolysaccharide biosynthesis protein; this encodes MTTKTEAPATLATPTAPPRRLRAALRRLRALPPWSLLAAGTLTGALAGGAYGALTPPAYSASAYVVAVPTAKSDPQAALGFAQAYGRVATQLAVLGDAQVWAGVPVPTLLESVRSATSPDAPMVAVTATSARPDLAADMANAVTGAMTRHATHTKNATHIELRQFSRAIQPTEPSSASPALTALVGASAGGLLAGLALLARPRPTTPDGTSPAVVPGPATAADAHGQL
- a CDS encoding polysaccharide deacetylase family protein: MYHSVDDCSHDPYRVTVSPHRLDRQLTWLRRRGLRGVGVHELLAARARGEGQNLVGLTFDDGYADFVTHALPLLRRHAFGATLFVLPGRLGGDNAWDPLGPRKPLLSADGIRQAAAAGIEIGSHGLTHRDLTRTDDTRLRAEVSGSRALLYDVTGAHIHGFCYPYGLADHRTVEAVREAGYSYACATATTPGDLTGPYALPRVHIGERDTAWRLHLKRHLHRLRRRPVDGV